From a region of the Mytilus galloprovincialis chromosome 3, xbMytGall1.hap1.1, whole genome shotgun sequence genome:
- the LOC143067685 gene encoding mannose-6-phosphate isomerase-like encodes MGDTERVFEIRCSVQNYAWGKHGSSSAVAQLAASADKNLKIDENKPYAELWMGTHSNGPSEIYKDGQCKGKLKDWIKQNVDCLGSQVREYFNGRLPFLFKVLSVNNSLSIQAHPNKVHSEKLHKERPDIYKDPNHKPEMAIALTPFKAMCGFRPIQEVADFLTKIEPFRTVVGSKNAIKLITASKTNDMPLHREAMKYCFTGLMQQETDIVKRELKKLFMLVEQFNTEGKDVSILIPDMLQKLNKEFPGDVGIFAIYFLNIITLKPGEAIFLEADYPHAYLSGDCMECMACSDNVVRAGLTPKFRDVHTLCEMLDYTGRQISRTKLKPSKVDNSQSGIEEIHFTPPIYDFAVNVIEVSSGCTKATLRPLDSASIVIVQSGEGIATNSTLSSPLGVRAGSTLFISANETVNLDIHSQGMLIFRALAGL; translated from the exons ATGGGAGACACTGAAAGGG tttttgaaATAAGATGTTCTGTACAGAATTATGCATGGGGAAAACATGGATCTTCAAGTGCTGTAGCACAACTTGCTGCATCAGctgataaaaatttgaaaatagatGAAAATAAACCATATGCTGAG TTATGGATGGGAACCCATTCTAATGGACCTTCAGAAATATACAAAGATGGTCAGTGTAAAGGAAAGTTAAAAGATTGGATAAAACAGAATGTAGATTGTTTGGGTTCACAGGTTAGGGAGTATTTTAATGGCCGCCTTCCATTCTTATTCAAGGTGTTGTCTGTCAATAACTCCTTGTCGATACAGGCTCATCCAAATAAG GTTCATTCTGAAAAGCTACACAAAGAGAGACCAGACATCTACAAGGATCCAAATCATAAACCAGAAATGGCTATTGCTCTAACTCCATTTAAAGCAATGTGTGGATTCAGACCAATTCAAGAAGTGGCAGACTTTTTAACAA AAATAGAACCATTTAGAACAGTAGTTGGTAGTAAGAATGCCATTAAGTTAATTACAGCAAGTAAAACCAATGACATGCCACTACACAGAGAAGCTATGAAATACTGCTTTACAGGACTGATGCAACAAGAAACAGATATTGTAAAGAGGGAATTAAAGAAGTTATTTATGCTTGTTGAACAATTCA ACACAGAAGGTAAGGATGTCAGCATTTTGATACCAGATATGTTACAGAAACTGAATAAAGAATTTCCTGGAGATGTTGGTATTTTTGCTATTTACTTCCTCAACATTATAACTCTGAAGCCAGGAGAAGCCATCTTTCTTGAGGCTGACTATCCTCATGCTTATTTATCAGGAG attgtaTGGAATGTATGGCATGTTCTGATAATGTAGTGAGAGCAGGACTTACACCAAAGTTTAGAGATGTTCATACACTGTGTGAAATGTTAGATTATACTGGCCGTCAAATATCCAGAACAAAACTAAAACCATCTAAAGTAGATAATTCTCAATCAGGAATAGAGGAAATCCACTTTACACCACCTATATATGATTTTGCAGTCAATGTTATAGAG GTATCAAGTGGATGTACTAAAGCAACCCTGCGACCTTTAGACAGTGCTAGTATTGTAATAGTACAGAGTGGTGAAGGCATTGCCACTAATTCTACATTAAGCTCACCTCTTGGTGTCCGGGCAGGATCTACCCTGTTTATATCTGCTAATGAGACAGTAAATCTAGATATACACTCACAAGGAATGTTGATATTCAGAGCGTTAGCTGGTCTTTAA